GAACAAGAAATTAAGCTGATTAGGATTAATAATGTATAGGTTGTTTTCATAGTTTTACTTCGATTAAACATTTAAATTGTTTTAGTTTCCGTTGCTTATTTGATAATTTGCTTTAGCTAAGACCAATTGTATTTCATGAACTTTTTGATTGATTTTTGCTTCATATAAATTAGTCAATTCCACTAGATATTCCGAAGCGGTGATGACTCCATTTCGTAATTGTGAATCGGATGATTTTTCTATTGATTCTCGTAAAGTAATTATTTCTGAATCTGCAGCAATAATGGCTTCCGCCTTTTTTATTTCGTTTTTTATTTCTTGCAATTGCAAGTTATTATTTAACAAAAAGGTTTCTTTTTCTGTAGCTACAATTTCTTTTGAAATAGAAAGTGCTTGTTTTTCATTTTTGGATTTATTCCAGTCAAATACATTCCAATTTGCTTTTAATCCTAACATATAGAAAGTTTGAAAGGAGTTGTCTAACATATTTAATCCGGGATTTCCATAACCAGCTTGACCAAACGCATTTATTTTAGGGAGGTTGTTTTTTGAAATTACTTCTTTTGAAACTTCTATTTGCTGGTTTTGTAAATCGAATAATTTTAGTTCCGGACGATTTATTTCTTTATCAAAAGTGTTTGAAATGATAGGTTTCACTATAATCATATTTTCATCTAAGGAACTGAAAATTAATGTAGATAAATTGCTTAAAAGCTTCTTTTTATCAAACTGAATTTCAGTTAATTGTTGTTGTATTTTTAAGTTTTCGGCTTCAAGTATTTTCTCAGAAGCAGGAAGAATAGCGCCAAATTTAACGCCTGTTTTTACTTCTCTAATTTTTGAAAGCAATTGTTCTTGCTTGGATATTAAAATTGATTTTCGTTCTTGTAGTAACAAAAGGGAAAAGTATAATTGATTAATTTTTGATTTTATTTGATATAAATTAACTTGAACTTGTTGTTGTTGCGT
Above is a window of Flavobacterium sp. 123 DNA encoding:
- a CDS encoding TolC family protein; this encodes MKQLSLLFILLATQLSISQQKITLEDCYVLANKNYPLAKQTELLQQKTGSEIEALNKGKLPRIDLNAQATYQSDVTGLPIVMPNVTPLNKDQYRATVDINQLLYNGGVIASNTKLKQAQTQTQQQQVQVNLYQIKSKINQLYFSLLLLQERKSILISKQEQLLSKIREVKTGVKFGAILPASEKILEAENLKIQQQLTEIQFDKKKLLSNLSTLIFSSLDENMIIVKPIISNTFDKEINRPELKLFDLQNQQIEVSKEVISKNNLPKINAFGQAGYGNPGLNMLDNSFQTFYMLGLKANWNVFDWNKSKNEKQALSISKEIVATEKETFLLNNNLQLQEIKNEIKKAEAIIAADSEIITLRESIEKSSDSQLRNGVITASEYLVELTNLYEAKINQKVHEIQLVLAKANYQISNGN